In a single window of the Aminomonas paucivorans DSM 12260 genome:
- a CDS encoding histidine phosphatase family protein: MIPLEGRVFLARHGRPDFPDRRAYLLGWTDLPLSREGKEQARELGTALGGIPFRRVWCSDLLRTRQTAELLGVEAQPRKELREIFLGEWDGLPVEEVAAREPEAFAARGADFAGFRPPGGESFGDLQARAVAAFEVLMEEAEEGPVLLVGHTGFFWTLVSRYADVPLDRFGRFPQGYCGVHVLRRGKAGFAPERLNWVPRIG; this comes from the coding sequence GTGATCCCCTTGGAGGGACGGGTCTTCCTGGCCCGCCACGGTCGCCCGGACTTCCCGGACCGGCGGGCCTACCTGCTGGGCTGGACGGACCTGCCCCTGTCCCGGGAGGGGAAGGAGCAGGCCCGGGAGCTGGGGACTGCCCTGGGGGGGATCCCCTTCCGACGGGTCTGGTGCAGCGACCTGCTCCGGACCCGCCAGACCGCGGAGCTTCTGGGGGTGGAGGCCCAGCCCCGGAAGGAGCTGCGGGAGATCTTCCTGGGGGAGTGGGACGGCCTGCCGGTGGAGGAGGTGGCGGCCCGGGAGCCCGAGGCCTTCGCCGCCCGGGGGGCGGACTTCGCGGGGTTTCGTCCCCCCGGGGGGGAGAGCTTCGGAGACCTGCAGGCCCGGGCGGTGGCCGCCTTCGAGGTTCTCATGGAAGAGGCGGAGGAGGGGCCGGTGCTGCTGGTGGGGCACACGGGGTTCTTCTGGACCCTGGTGAGCCGCTACGCCGACGTGCCCCTGGACCGGTTCGGCCGCTTCCCCCAGGGCTACTGCGGGGTCCACGTGCTGCGCCGAGGCAAGGCCGGGTTCGCCCCGGAGCGGCTCAACTGGGTCCCCCGGATCGGCTGA
- a CDS encoding PAS domain S-box protein: protein MERNDPGPCRPSSSPPREGFASSEDRAAFLSAHLPLFEGFPLALLLTDQEDGRTVFANREALSLLAAAPEDLLDRVFPHGWEPLATLDGTPLVPEKAIPRDFREGTTGPLSFTLPSRKGETLALSLRSAPLRNQEGAVLCGMILLINVTPRWRYEQALRESERRHREVSTLLRSLCDNVPDLLWAKDLQKRFLFVNRAQAKMLLNAKDTEEPLGKTDLHFALRERAAHPEDPGWHTFGEICRDSDTLTLEAMAPSRFDEWGNVKGEFLYLDVHKAPFFDDQGNLLGTVGCGRDVTRERHMEEALAESEKRLKLALEGGEILAWDWDIPTGRVHLTPHPFGTDLPENPEGYPLEQLVGMVHPDDLPGLEETYQNLFQKKDLSRIDQVYRCALGEDRWVWSRGFVSQRDEEGKPLRVTGVAQDVTDRMKIRQRQERSEARYRTLFEGALDAFLVVDEKTDQIREANREAERLLGYPERGLVGTPLRLLPTATGPEGPLALRDLLPLKGNASPRELFVLNRQNRPIPVQTTGKRIALPDGEEALLVILRDLTPILRLRGDLLQSQKMQALGTLAEGMGHELNNLLAPLQGYAEMGASGHQDPAFCFSRILEGTKRARNLVRKLLLTSRPSREDHPRLDWRRFLEDHVSFLQDGLPPEVRVEILLGKEPFPLAADPAHLRQILLHLWSNALWATGTQGTIRIRLERVEVDPTLAALHPGLGLGPHGILSVEDEGCGMSEEVRSRAFEPFFSTREAGQGTGLGLSVVHGLAIHYRGTVEVLSRPGAGTRVRLLLPLVSADIPPEGGDAP, encoded by the coding sequence ATGGAACGAAACGACCCCGGTCCTTGTCGTCCTTCCTCCTCGCCCCCACGCGAGGGTTTCGCCTCCTCCGAGGACCGCGCCGCCTTCCTGTCCGCCCACCTTCCCCTCTTCGAGGGGTTCCCCCTGGCGTTGCTCCTGACGGACCAGGAGGACGGGCGCACGGTCTTCGCCAACCGGGAGGCCCTGTCCCTCCTGGCCGCGGCCCCGGAGGACCTGCTGGACCGGGTCTTTCCCCATGGATGGGAACCCCTCGCCACCCTGGATGGGACCCCCCTGGTCCCGGAGAAGGCGATCCCCCGGGACTTCCGGGAGGGAACGACGGGCCCCCTGTCCTTCACCCTCCCCTCCCGGAAGGGGGAAACCCTGGCCTTAAGCCTTCGAAGCGCCCCCCTGCGCAACCAAGAGGGCGCCGTACTCTGCGGCATGATCCTCCTCATCAACGTCACCCCCCGTTGGCGCTACGAACAGGCCCTCCGGGAAAGCGAACGACGCCACCGGGAGGTCTCCACCCTGCTTCGCTCCCTCTGCGACAACGTCCCGGACCTGCTCTGGGCCAAGGACCTCCAGAAACGGTTCCTCTTCGTGAACCGGGCCCAGGCGAAGATGCTGCTCAACGCCAAGGACACGGAGGAACCCCTGGGAAAGACGGACCTCCACTTCGCCCTTCGGGAGCGGGCGGCCCACCCGGAGGACCCGGGGTGGCACACCTTCGGGGAGATCTGTCGGGACTCGGACACCCTCACCCTGGAGGCCATGGCCCCCTCCCGGTTCGACGAGTGGGGCAACGTGAAGGGGGAGTTCCTCTACCTGGACGTGCACAAGGCCCCCTTCTTCGACGACCAGGGCAACCTGCTGGGCACGGTGGGGTGCGGCCGGGATGTGACCCGGGAACGACACATGGAAGAGGCCCTGGCGGAGAGCGAAAAGCGCCTCAAGCTGGCCCTGGAGGGGGGGGAGATCCTGGCCTGGGACTGGGACATCCCCACGGGGCGGGTCCACCTCACCCCCCACCCTTTCGGGACGGACCTGCCGGAGAACCCGGAAGGCTACCCCCTGGAGCAGCTGGTGGGGATGGTGCACCCCGACGACCTGCCCGGCCTGGAGGAGACCTACCAGAACCTCTTCCAGAAGAAGGACCTCTCCCGGATCGACCAGGTCTACCGCTGCGCCCTGGGGGAGGACCGCTGGGTCTGGTCCCGAGGGTTTGTCAGCCAGAGGGACGAGGAGGGCAAGCCCCTGCGGGTCACCGGGGTGGCCCAGGACGTCACGGACCGGATGAAGATCCGACAGAGGCAGGAGCGCTCGGAGGCTCGCTACCGGACCCTCTTCGAGGGGGCGTTGGACGCCTTTTTGGTGGTGGACGAGAAGACGGACCAGATCCGGGAGGCCAACCGGGAGGCGGAGCGCCTGTTGGGCTACCCGGAACGGGGGCTTGTGGGCACCCCGCTGCGCCTGCTCCCCACCGCCACGGGACCGGAGGGCCCCCTGGCCCTGCGGGATCTCCTTCCCTTGAAGGGAAACGCCTCCCCCCGGGAGCTGTTCGTGCTGAACCGCCAGAACCGTCCCATCCCCGTCCAGACCACGGGCAAACGCATCGCCCTTCCCGACGGGGAGGAGGCCCTCCTGGTGATCCTTCGGGACCTGACCCCCATCCTCCGGCTCCGGGGGGACCTGCTCCAGAGCCAGAAGATGCAGGCCCTGGGGACCCTGGCGGAGGGGATGGGACACGAGCTGAACAACCTCCTGGCCCCCCTGCAGGGCTACGCAGAGATGGGGGCTTCGGGGCACCAGGACCCGGCCTTCTGTTTCTCCCGCATCCTGGAGGGCACCAAGCGGGCACGCAACCTGGTGCGCAAGCTCCTCCTCACCAGCCGCCCCTCCCGGGAAGACCACCCGAGGCTGGACTGGAGGCGGTTCCTGGAGGACCACGTCTCCTTCCTCCAGGACGGACTGCCCCCGGAGGTGCGGGTGGAGATCCTCCTGGGGAAGGAACCCTTCCCTCTGGCGGCGGACCCCGCCCATCTGCGACAGATCCTCCTCCACCTGTGGTCCAACGCCCTCTGGGCCACGGGCACCCAGGGCACCATCCGCATCCGCCTGGAGCGGGTGGAGGTGGACCCCACCCTGGCGGCCCTCCACCCGGGCCTGGGGCTGGGCCCCCACGGGATTCTCTCCGTGGAGGACGAGGGGTGCGGCATGTCCGAGGAGGTGCGCAGCCGGGCCTTCGAGCCCTTCTTCTCCACCCGGGAGGCGGGGCAGGGGACGGGCCTGGGGCTCTCGGTGGTCCACGGCCTGGCGATCCACTACCGGGGGACCGTGGAGGTCCTGTCCCGTCCCGGGGCGGGCACCCGGGTCCGCCTCCTGCTGCCCCTGGTTTCCGCCGATATCCCCCCAGAAGGAGGCGATGCGCCTTGA
- a CDS encoding DUF4139 domain-containing protein — MTPRNGPRTRRCALLAALLLGLAAAPSGAAAPSPEEAHLYPRGAQAVFRIPVTGETTLEIPGTFDPATLEVSVEGTSLLGLETQPVRRGGWVPPSASELAARIGALSGRLTGVEARLAAKLQSRRDYESCRPATARELAARLASREAARTRLETEIRALEGQRDALGRDLRFLQDQLQAQLPPDPERFLQIRLRTSGRGTARVAGTVQDASWRPTYRASVDTATGKVRLEEFLEVRQKSGLDWKGTLVCHTASPSDRHGLPDLNPWVVDLARPERLDRGMAKMALYAGGAPAPEANFALSETDLSFRTQGLVPGTGNPVQLAGGTFDLAGNVEVRAVPALDREAWMTVRTSPLPRPLLGGETSLSVNGLPTGKASLPPTAKGEELTLPFGRVPGVTADRREEIPRTSRSGGTWTWTGGYSLRVRNSLDKPMDVTVEDRIPRSATDRIRVEATPSPKPDDTDRRTGVVTWKLRLAPGEERVLKMELLLRHPENTELAFR, encoded by the coding sequence TTGACCCCCCGAAACGGTCCCCGCACCCGTCGATGTGCCCTGCTTGCCGCCCTGCTCCTGGGACTTGCGGCCGCTCCCTCCGGAGCCGCCGCCCCTTCCCCGGAGGAGGCGCACCTCTACCCCCGGGGAGCCCAGGCGGTCTTCCGGATCCCCGTGACGGGAGAGACCACCCTGGAGATCCCCGGCACCTTCGACCCCGCAACCCTGGAGGTCTCCGTGGAGGGGACCTCCCTCCTGGGGTTGGAAACCCAGCCGGTCCGGAGGGGCGGTTGGGTTCCTCCCTCCGCTTCGGAGCTGGCCGCCCGCATCGGCGCCCTCTCGGGGCGCCTGACGGGGGTGGAAGCCCGCCTGGCGGCGAAGCTCCAGAGCCGTCGGGACTACGAGAGCTGCCGCCCTGCCACCGCCCGGGAGCTTGCGGCCCGGCTGGCCTCCCGTGAGGCGGCCCGGACCCGCCTGGAGACGGAGATCCGCGCCCTGGAGGGGCAGAGGGACGCCCTGGGGCGGGACCTGCGGTTTCTCCAGGACCAGCTCCAGGCCCAGCTTCCCCCGGACCCGGAGCGGTTCCTCCAGATCCGCCTCCGCACCTCCGGAAGGGGCACCGCTCGGGTGGCCGGGACGGTGCAGGACGCCTCTTGGCGCCCCACCTATCGGGCCTCGGTGGACACCGCCACCGGGAAGGTTCGCCTGGAGGAGTTCCTGGAGGTGCGCCAGAAGAGCGGCCTGGACTGGAAGGGCACCTTGGTGTGCCACACCGCCTCCCCCTCGGACCGCCACGGCCTGCCGGATCTGAACCCCTGGGTGGTGGACCTGGCCCGACCGGAGCGTCTGGATCGGGGCATGGCCAAGATGGCCCTCTACGCCGGGGGAGCCCCGGCCCCGGAGGCGAACTTCGCCCTCTCGGAGACGGATCTCTCCTTCCGCACCCAGGGCCTCGTCCCCGGCACGGGCAACCCGGTACAGCTCGCGGGGGGAACCTTCGACCTGGCGGGGAACGTGGAAGTCCGGGCGGTTCCCGCCCTGGACCGGGAGGCCTGGATGACCGTGCGCACCTCCCCTCTCCCCCGGCCCCTCCTGGGGGGAGAGACGAGCCTCTCCGTGAACGGCCTGCCCACGGGCAAGGCATCCCTGCCCCCCACGGCGAAGGGGGAGGAGCTGACCCTGCCCTTCGGCCGGGTGCCGGGGGTGACGGCGGACCGCCGGGAGGAGATCCCTCGGACGTCCCGGTCCGGGGGAACCTGGACCTGGACGGGAGGCTATTCCCTGCGGGTGCGCAACAGCCTGGACAAGCCCATGGACGTGACGGTGGAGGACCGGATCCCCCGAAGCGCCACCGACCGGATCCGGGTGGAGGCCACTCCCTCCCCCAAGCCGGACGACACGGACAGAAGGACCGGCGTGGTGACCTGGAAGCTGCGCCTCGCCCCGGGGGAGGAGCGGGTCCTCAAAATGGAACTCCTCCTGCGGCACCCCGAGAACACGGAGCTGGCCTTCCGCTGA
- a CDS encoding GNAT family N-acetyltransferase, with protein sequence MQVSDETGGAFSIRPASREEVPLILGFIRELAEYETLGDEVEATEALLEEHLFGPRPCAEVLFACWDGQPVGFALYFWNFSTFTGRPGLYLEDLYVRPPYRGRGIGKALLAHLAALTAGRKGGRFEWGVLVWNTPAREFYASMGACPQDRFLLQRMEGEALLRLARAATTL encoded by the coding sequence ATGCAGGTGAGTGACGAAACCGGAGGGGCCTTTTCAATTCGCCCCGCGTCCCGGGAGGAGGTCCCCCTGATCCTGGGCTTCATCCGGGAGCTGGCGGAGTACGAGACCCTGGGGGACGAGGTGGAGGCCACGGAGGCCCTGCTGGAAGAGCACCTCTTCGGCCCGCGGCCCTGCGCCGAGGTCCTTTTCGCCTGTTGGGACGGGCAACCCGTGGGCTTCGCCCTGTACTTCTGGAACTTCTCCACCTTCACCGGACGCCCGGGTCTCTATCTGGAGGACCTGTACGTGCGTCCCCCCTACCGGGGACGAGGCATCGGCAAGGCCCTCCTGGCGCACCTGGCCGCCCTGACGGCAGGGCGCAAGGGGGGGCGGTTCGAATGGGGGGTCCTGGTCTGGAACACCCCCGCCCGGGAGTTCTACGCCTCCATGGGAGCGTGCCCCCAGGACCGGTTCCTCCTCCAACGGATGGAGGGGGAAGCCCTGCTTCGCCTCGCCCGGGCCGCCACGACCCTCTAG
- a CDS encoding RMD1 family protein yields MRVLEGEIVRMKLYDVAEEIRLEALAPSMFEGRLPVRQPLSRAQIQSIELVRPPMVVELGERESSFETGRERVRLGARFYEVGVVALVAHFPVRDLPQEDFIDRALKLDYDPRVDELLDRELRQILGVMGDAVVGAHDFEGFEEEFAFYVLRRTDRPIRRENLEEFPELVAMLHGESRSLSGQQTALLCENSLSFFENDLVVLNYDNALVVDDADPVDILLLVEYAVAQVLEARYYDETLNDKLRALYREMDKKSTVWEVLFTKRYRELTRRAMKLMLETRLATDHLTSSVRVTEDVYYAQVYNRALRIFRTGQWLANVEEKLRAMKEACDLMEGEIHTSRSTVLEWIVILLIALEVIPLFLHLK; encoded by the coding sequence TTGAGGGTTCTGGAAGGCGAGATCGTGCGGATGAAACTCTACGACGTGGCGGAGGAGATCCGTCTGGAAGCCCTGGCCCCCTCCATGTTCGAGGGGCGCCTTCCGGTGCGGCAGCCCCTGAGCCGCGCCCAGATCCAATCCATCGAACTGGTCCGGCCCCCCATGGTGGTGGAGCTGGGGGAGCGGGAGTCCTCCTTCGAGACGGGGCGGGAGCGGGTGCGCCTGGGGGCCCGGTTCTACGAGGTGGGGGTGGTGGCCCTGGTGGCCCACTTCCCCGTCCGGGATCTGCCCCAGGAAGATTTCATCGACCGAGCCCTGAAGCTGGACTACGACCCCCGGGTGGACGAGCTGCTGGACCGGGAGCTGCGGCAGATCCTGGGGGTCATGGGAGATGCGGTGGTGGGAGCCCACGACTTCGAGGGCTTCGAGGAGGAGTTCGCCTTCTACGTGCTCCGCAGGACCGACCGGCCCATTCGCCGGGAGAATCTGGAGGAGTTCCCGGAGCTGGTGGCCATGCTCCACGGGGAGTCCCGTTCCCTGAGCGGCCAGCAGACCGCCCTGCTCTGCGAGAACAGCCTCTCCTTCTTCGAGAACGACCTGGTGGTGCTGAACTACGACAACGCCCTGGTGGTGGACGACGCGGACCCCGTGGACATCCTGCTGCTGGTGGAGTACGCCGTGGCCCAGGTGCTGGAGGCCCGCTACTACGACGAGACCCTCAACGACAAGCTCCGGGCCCTCTACCGGGAGATGGACAAGAAGTCCACCGTCTGGGAGGTGCTCTTCACCAAGCGCTACCGGGAACTCACCCGACGGGCCATGAAGCTGATGTTGGAGACCCGGCTGGCCACGGACCACCTCACCTCCTCCGTGCGGGTCACCGAGGACGTGTACTACGCCCAGGTCTACAACCGGGCACTGCGGATCTTCCGCACCGGCCAGTGGCTCGCCAATGTGGAGGAGAAGCTCCGGGCCATGAAGGAGGCCTGCGACCTCATGGAGGGGGAGATCCACACCAGCCGCTCCACGGTGCTGGAGTGGATCGTCATCCTCCTCATCGCCCTTGAGGTGATCCCCCTGTTCCTGCACCTGAAATAG
- a CDS encoding XdhC family protein: MDRRLLEVVHRELDGGRYGVLSTVVDEQGSSPRSRGASMWVRPDGSIEGTVGGGLLEHETIREALALLDSGGGSKLFSKALDASQAGEEGMVCGGSVRVYLEVLGQDDELLVFGGGHVGRALAQAAAFAGFAVTVWDDREEFANPERIPWGRTVALPLEEFARELSTHGRTYAVVATRGHALDGEALALLDGRPAAYVGMIGSRSKIAAVRAALLARGVSQAHLDRVRQPVGLPIKAETPEEIALSVMAEVVAVRRGADLESLRRGW; this comes from the coding sequence GTGGATCGAAGGCTGCTGGAGGTGGTGCACCGGGAGTTGGACGGGGGGCGCTACGGGGTGCTCTCCACGGTGGTGGACGAGCAGGGATCCTCCCCCCGAAGCCGGGGGGCCTCCATGTGGGTGCGCCCCGACGGGTCCATCGAGGGGACCGTGGGGGGGGGACTGCTGGAGCACGAGACCATCCGGGAGGCCCTGGCCCTGCTGGATTCCGGAGGGGGATCCAAGCTGTTCTCCAAGGCCCTGGACGCCTCCCAGGCGGGGGAGGAGGGGATGGTCTGCGGGGGCAGCGTGCGGGTCTACCTGGAGGTGCTGGGACAGGACGACGAGCTGCTGGTCTTCGGAGGGGGGCACGTGGGACGGGCCCTGGCCCAGGCGGCGGCCTTCGCGGGGTTCGCCGTGACGGTGTGGGACGATCGGGAGGAGTTTGCCAACCCGGAGCGCATCCCCTGGGGGCGTACCGTGGCCTTGCCCCTGGAGGAGTTCGCTCGGGAGCTGTCCACCCACGGGCGCACCTATGCGGTGGTGGCCACCCGGGGACACGCCCTGGACGGGGAGGCCCTGGCCCTGCTGGACGGCCGCCCCGCGGCCTACGTGGGCATGATCGGTTCCCGGAGCAAGATCGCCGCGGTGCGGGCGGCGCTGCTGGCCCGAGGGGTCTCCCAGGCCCACCTGGACCGGGTGCGCCAGCCCGTGGGGCTGCCCATCAAGGCGGAGACGCCGGAGGAGATCGCCCTGTCGGTGATGGCGGAGGTGGTGGCGGTTCGCCGGGGGGCGGATCTGGAGTCCCTGCGCCGGGGCTGGTAG
- a CDS encoding DVU_1551 family NTP transferase — translation MGKATRSRVAGLVVAAGYSSRMGTSKPLLPLGDTTVLGQVLRRLRGGGASPLLVVTGHRGEEVAEEARRHGAVPVPNPDYPEGMFSSIRTGVLALEELDLRGAVLLPVDVPLVKPRTVAALLDRFREEGEDSWDAWIPTFQGLRGHPPLLSRRLFGPLVGYRGEGGLRALLVQRGDRVREVPVADRGVLRDMDTPEAYGEVRGLLVREGVPDREECEALLALEGTPERVARHAREVCRVALALGRALEDRMVLDLDLLQAGALLHDLAKGQPRHEAQGARRLRRLGYRDLAALVGSHKDLPSRTRTPEAELLYLADKLVDGERLSTLEARMERMRQRFREDPEAWKAARTRIRRAKGIQERVEALLRRDVGEVAS, via the coding sequence ATGGGCAAAGCGACGCGGTCTCGGGTGGCGGGGCTGGTGGTGGCGGCGGGGTACTCCAGCCGCATGGGAACCTCCAAGCCCCTGCTGCCCCTGGGGGATACCACGGTGCTGGGGCAGGTTCTGCGCCGTCTCCGCGGGGGGGGCGCCTCCCCGCTCCTGGTGGTGACGGGCCACCGGGGGGAGGAGGTGGCGGAGGAGGCCCGGCGGCACGGGGCGGTGCCGGTGCCCAACCCGGACTACCCCGAGGGGATGTTCAGCTCCATCCGGACGGGGGTGCTGGCCCTGGAGGAGCTGGATCTGCGGGGAGCGGTGCTCCTTCCCGTGGACGTCCCCCTGGTGAAGCCTCGAACCGTGGCGGCCCTCCTGGATCGTTTCCGGGAGGAGGGGGAGGACTCCTGGGATGCCTGGATCCCCACCTTTCAGGGACTCCGGGGGCACCCGCCCCTGCTCTCCCGCCGCCTCTTCGGTCCCCTGGTGGGCTATCGGGGGGAGGGGGGGCTGCGGGCCCTTCTGGTCCAGAGGGGGGATCGGGTACGGGAGGTTCCCGTGGCGGATCGGGGGGTGCTGCGGGACATGGATACCCCGGAGGCCTACGGGGAAGTTCGGGGGCTGCTGGTCCGGGAAGGGGTGCCGGACCGGGAGGAGTGCGAGGCCCTGCTGGCCCTGGAGGGGACCCCGGAGCGGGTGGCGCGTCACGCCCGGGAGGTCTGCCGTGTGGCCCTGGCCCTGGGACGGGCCCTGGAGGACCGGATGGTCCTGGACCTGGACCTCCTCCAGGCGGGGGCGCTGCTCCACGATCTGGCGAAGGGACAGCCCCGTCACGAGGCCCAGGGGGCCCGAAGGCTCCGCCGCCTGGGGTATCGGGATCTGGCTGCCCTGGTGGGGTCCCACAAGGACCTCCCCTCCCGCACCCGGACCCCCGAGGCGGAGCTGCTCTACCTGGCGGACAAACTGGTGGACGGGGAGCGCCTCTCCACCCTGGAGGCCCGGATGGAGCGGATGCGCCAGCGTTTCCGGGAGGACCCGGAGGCGTGGAAGGCCGCCCGAACCCGCATCCGCCGGGCCAAGGGCATCCAGGAGCGGGTGGAGGCTCTGCTGCGTCGGGACGTGGGGGAGGTGGCGTCGTGA
- a CDS encoding acyltransferase family protein yields the protein MEERLAHGDRFRTWTVYGVVALHGAMTYMVGAPGWWYVQDPVRSPAFTLMVLALDVFLMPGMFLAAGYFAPPSLARRGTRGFLGEKALRLGIPWVLGSLLVAPWFARASLLALGYPVGHLGAFYRTVFLGPAYQQAHFWFLGVLLAFFLLFLPLGRRLGERTPEPRPIGLPLACCVVGAALWFGALGTRYPLDVWVHPAYVLVFQPLRVGGYFFLFLLGALAWRNRWLERPPSPGCLAGLGGAATLLLLLSVVLRLRLPEAPRGGGLWLYALAHEGAAVLVPLALAALLRRFGDAPSARVSEAARGSYGLYWLHQMLLLPLEALLVPLPWSPWVKFLLAVGATLWVGQLLSLRVLRRLPGLRRVF from the coding sequence GTGGAGGAGCGCCTGGCGCATGGGGACCGTTTCCGCACCTGGACGGTCTACGGAGTGGTGGCGCTGCACGGGGCCATGACCTACATGGTCGGGGCCCCGGGGTGGTGGTATGTCCAGGATCCCGTGCGGTCTCCGGCCTTCACCCTGATGGTGCTGGCCCTGGACGTTTTCCTCATGCCGGGGATGTTCCTGGCGGCGGGGTACTTCGCCCCCCCCTCCCTGGCCAGGCGGGGAACGCGGGGGTTCCTGGGGGAGAAGGCCCTGCGGCTGGGGATCCCCTGGGTCTTGGGGAGCCTCCTCGTCGCCCCCTGGTTCGCCCGGGCCAGCCTGCTGGCGCTGGGGTACCCCGTGGGGCACTTGGGGGCCTTCTACCGGACCGTCTTCCTGGGCCCCGCGTACCAGCAGGCCCACTTCTGGTTCCTGGGGGTGCTGCTGGCCTTCTTCCTGCTCTTCCTCCCCCTGGGGAGGCGCCTCGGGGAGCGGACCCCCGAGCCCCGGCCGATCGGGCTGCCCCTGGCCTGCTGCGTCGTCGGTGCGGCCCTGTGGTTCGGCGCTCTGGGAACCCGCTATCCCCTGGACGTGTGGGTCCACCCGGCCTACGTGCTGGTCTTCCAGCCCCTCCGGGTGGGGGGATACTTCTTCCTCTTCCTGCTGGGGGCCCTGGCCTGGCGGAACCGCTGGCTCGAACGCCCCCCCTCCCCGGGCTGCCTGGCGGGACTGGGGGGAGCGGCGACCCTGCTTCTGCTCCTGTCGGTGGTCCTGCGGCTCCGTCTGCCCGAAGCGCCCCGAGGAGGGGGGCTGTGGCTGTACGCCCTGGCCCACGAGGGGGCGGCGGTGCTGGTCCCCCTGGCCCTGGCGGCGTTGTTGCGCCGGTTCGGCGACGCCCCGAGCGCCCGGGTCTCCGAGGCAGCCCGGGGGTCCTACGGCCTCTATTGGCTGCACCAGATGCTCCTCCTGCCCCTGGAGGCGCTGCTGGTCCCCCTGCCCTGGTCGCCCTGGGTCAAGTTCCTCCTGGCCGTGGGAGCCACCCTCTGGGTGGGGCAGCTCCTGTCGCTGCGGGTGCTTCGGCGTCTTCCCGGGCTGAGGAGGGTCTTCTAG